One Pseudonocardia abyssalis DNA segment encodes these proteins:
- a CDS encoding ABC transporter permease, translating into MAAPPETLRTPSSDADAVAGLDALDTPTVTRTPLWRRALATTVPPVLTLVVVIVAWQVLWASAIFPEFKLPAPGAVAEQFGEIVVDGSIWSITWTSVGRAIIGFLVAVAIATPLGLLVAKVPFVRTAIGPVLSGMQSLPSVAWVPAAVLWFGLTDATIYFVVLLGSVPSIANGLVSGIDQVPPILGRVGDVMGAGRLASARLILLPAALPGYLQGCKQGWAFAWRSLMAAEIIATSPQLGVGLGAYLKQGSDVNNIAGVISAIVLILIVGVGIELLVFKPLERRVLQTRGLATPA; encoded by the coding sequence ATGGCCGCGCCGCCTGAGACCCTCCGGACCCCGTCCTCCGACGCCGACGCGGTCGCCGGGCTCGACGCGCTCGACACCCCCACCGTCACCCGCACGCCGCTGTGGCGCCGGGCGCTGGCCACCACGGTGCCGCCGGTACTGACGCTCGTCGTCGTCATCGTGGCCTGGCAGGTGCTGTGGGCGTCGGCGATCTTCCCGGAGTTCAAGCTGCCGGCCCCGGGTGCCGTGGCCGAGCAGTTCGGCGAGATCGTCGTCGACGGGTCGATCTGGTCGATCACCTGGACCTCGGTCGGACGCGCGATCATCGGCTTCCTCGTCGCGGTCGCGATCGCGACCCCGCTCGGGCTGCTGGTCGCGAAGGTCCCGTTCGTGCGCACCGCGATCGGGCCCGTGCTCAGTGGCATGCAGAGCCTGCCGTCGGTGGCGTGGGTGCCGGCCGCCGTCCTGTGGTTCGGCCTCACCGACGCCACGATCTACTTCGTGGTGCTGCTGGGCTCGGTGCCCTCGATCGCCAACGGGCTGGTCTCCGGCATCGACCAGGTCCCGCCGATCCTGGGCCGCGTCGGCGACGTGATGGGCGCGGGCCGGCTGGCGTCGGCCCGGCTGATCCTGCTGCCCGCCGCCCTGCCCGGGTACCTGCAGGGCTGCAAGCAGGGCTGGGCGTTCGCATGGCGCTCGCTGATGGCCGCGGAGATCATCGCGACGTCCCCGCAGCTCGGCGTCGGCCTGGGCGCGTACCTCAAGCAGGGCAGCGACGTGAACAACATCGCCGGGGTGATCTCGGCGATCGTGCTGATCCTGATCGTCGGCGTGGGGATCGAGCTGCTGGTCTTCAAACCGCTGGAGCGCCGGGTGCTGCAGACCCGGGGCCTGGCCACGCCCGCATGA